Part of the Deltaproteobacteria bacterium genome is shown below.
ACCTCGGGAATCGGCCAGGGAGCGAAGATGCCTCAATATCTGGAAACCAATTATTTCAATGGGATACACGGCAGATCCGTACCCCTCGCCGTGGGCATCAAACTGGCACGGGCGGATCTGACGGTGATCGCCGTGTGCGGTGATGGCTGCATATA
Proteins encoded:
- a CDS encoding 2-oxoacid ferredoxin oxidoreductase (catalyzes the coenzyme A-dependent decarboxylation of 2-oxoacids, such as pyruvate and 2-oxoglutarate) produces the protein MSAQPYDIAWCPGCGNFGIRIALEEALHELAIPAQQIVLTSGIGQGAKMPQYLETNYFNGIHGRSVPLAVGIKLARADLTVIAVCGDGCI